From the Musa acuminata AAA Group cultivar baxijiao chromosome BXJ1-2, Cavendish_Baxijiao_AAA, whole genome shotgun sequence genome, one window contains:
- the LOC135613567 gene encoding uncharacterized protein LOC135613567 produces the protein MASVEVESTTVIEVPIEAPAEAEAPPAPAVEAVVETEAAASPVEEPEEEEASPAAEAESQAEEEVTPEPEEKPAEEPAAAEPEPAAAEPTEEAPPEAEPEAAAAPAAEDAAEPAVEDPKPVEDPPAAVEAEVEAEETAAAE, from the exons ATGGCTTCCGTCGAG GTGGAATCGACTACGGTTATCGAGGTGCCGATAGAAGCCCCCGCAGAAGCCGAAGCGCCACCAGCGCCGGCCGTCGAGGCGGTGGTCGAGACGGAAGCCGCGGCATCACCCGTAGAAGAGCCCGAGGAAGAAGAAGCATCCCCGGCGGCAGAGGCGGAGTCGCAAGCAGAGGAAGAAGTCACTCCGGAACCCGAAGAAAAGCCCGCCGAAGAGCCTGCAGCGGCTGAGCCCGAACCAGCAGCGGCCGAGCCCACCGAAGAAGCTCCGCCGGAGGCCGAGCCGGAGGCGGCGGCAGCTCCTGCCGCGGAGGATGCCGCTGAACCCGCCGTCGAAGATCCCAAGCCTGTGGAAGATCCACCTGCGGCCGTGGAGGCGGAGGTGGAGGCGGAGGAGACGGCTGCGGCGGAGTAA
- the LOC103976787 gene encoding uncharacterized protein LOC103976787 isoform X1 — MAQRQVHVPVFSNQDDASEDVLYTRHSRLAVKNRVPKVSAKNSEAYAHDGQAPVKVSLNIEASKPSEVPGFQEMKPARKNDGIRQIATPPVHNQDAAHRHTKDAANPQHENETKLAVKDVNTSSQEKGFSSDGTTRKIRKKRRKQGYGNYPEGDVIVPPFADWEMNPESAEKYTDVFQVIGDSRKSPGTPIKLSIESDTHKKDPNECKGCRCLSWIFKCKSCW, encoded by the exons ATGGCG CAACGGCAAGTTCATGTACCTGTATTCAGCAACCAGGATGATGCTTCAGAGGATGTCCTTTACACACGACATTCCCGACTAGCTGTAAAGAATAGAGTTCCGAAAGTTTCTGCGAAAAACTCAGAAGCTTATGCTCATGATGGACAAGCACCAGTTAAGGTAAGTCTCAACATTGAGGCCTCTAAACCTTCAGAGGTCCCCGGTTTTCAGGAAATGAAACCAGCAAGGAAAAATGATGGTATTCGTCAAATTGCCACACCTCCTGTCCATAATCAGGATGCGGCACATAGACACACCAAAGATGCAGCTAATCCGCAACATGAGAATGAAACAAAACTTGCCGTAAAAGATGTAAATACTTCTTCACAGGAAAAAGGGTTTTCATCGGATGGCACGACAAGAAAAATTAGAAAGAAGCGTCGAAAACAAGGCTATGGAAATTAT CCCGAGGGGGATGTTATAGTGCCACCATTTGCGGATTGGGAGATGAATCCAGAATCTGCCGAGAAGTATACTGATGTTTTCCAAGTCATAGGTGATAGTCGGAAGTCTCCTGGTACTCCCATAAAATTGTCTATCGAGTCAGACACACACAAGAAAGATCCCAATGAATGCAAG GGGTGTAGGTGCCTGAGCTGGATTTTCAAGTGCAAGTCTTGCTGGTGA
- the LOC103976787 gene encoding uncharacterized protein LOC103976787 isoform X2 produces MAQRQVHVPVFSNQDDASEDVLYTRHSRLAVKNRVPKVSAKNSEAYAHDGQAPVKEKGFSSDGTTRKIRKKRRKQGYGNYPEGDVIVPPFADWEMNPESAEKYTDVFQVIGDSRKSPGTPIKLSIESDTHKKDPNECKGCRCLSWIFKCKSCW; encoded by the exons ATGGCG CAACGGCAAGTTCATGTACCTGTATTCAGCAACCAGGATGATGCTTCAGAGGATGTCCTTTACACACGACATTCCCGACTAGCTGTAAAGAATAGAGTTCCGAAAGTTTCTGCGAAAAACTCAGAAGCTTATGCTCATGATGGACAAGCACCAGTTAAG GAAAAAGGGTTTTCATCGGATGGCACGACAAGAAAAATTAGAAAGAAGCGTCGAAAACAAGGCTATGGAAATTAT CCCGAGGGGGATGTTATAGTGCCACCATTTGCGGATTGGGAGATGAATCCAGAATCTGCCGAGAAGTATACTGATGTTTTCCAAGTCATAGGTGATAGTCGGAAGTCTCCTGGTACTCCCATAAAATTGTCTATCGAGTCAGACACACACAAGAAAGATCCCAATGAATGCAAG GGGTGTAGGTGCCTGAGCTGGATTTTCAAGTGCAAGTCTTGCTGGTGA
- the LOC103976785 gene encoding transcription factor bHLH77 — MSFSARLYHPEMEKEAFWGLNWQSTDPKVPPELNSGTAAAALLPQRLLSLNWNQPMSCDAGFESAVSSAVVGQTGSICNSGEISPSSRRRGASNSCYSSPLNSPPKLNGRGALPMPINPMPGAHSVPFAAEPWFADGAAMLSNYGGGSSAGFPGQFGLPVIPANLSRVSSSKSLKTGTGSGMGAPEKGSDAGMLGPARMEMEMMTKLGGSSTPADSEPGNGQEESSVSSLRGVTDSNARKRKAAAKGKGKEASLSYAATDPFTMTEEENSDAKRSKPGEANGKMKTEQNGDPGRKQPPEPPKDYIHVRARRGQATDAHSLAERVRREKISKRMKFLQDLVPGCNKVTGKAVMLDEIINYVQSLQRQVEFLSMKLATLNPQLDDMESILSKDMFQARGLMPQPVYPAEMTSAAVSNVHQPQATPGQSIVTSLLEAQFSLNPLESSLHQSQSLQLVPLDGFTVASSQLGEFWEDDLQSVAQVGYGRDQKPAFSSQSYPGHMKIEL; from the exons ATGAGCTTTTCGGCTCGATTGTACCATCCGGAAATGGAAAAGGAGGCGTTCTGGGGCCTAAACTGGCAGTCCACCGACCCCAAGGTGCCGCCGGAGTTGAATTCCGGCACTGCCGCCGCTGCCCTGCTGCCGCAGCGCCTCCTCAGCCTCAATTGGAACCAGCCGATGAGCTGCGACGCTGGTTTCGAGTCGGCCGTCAGCTCCGCCGTCGTCGGCCAGACTGGGAGCATCTGCAACTCTGGCGAAATCTCGCCGAGTTCTCGGCGCCGTGGCGCCAGCAATTCTTGTTACAGCTCGCCTCTGAATTCCCCTCCAAAGCTCAACGGCAGAGGAGCGCTCCCGATGCCGATAAATCCAATGCCGGGCGCCCATTCCGTGCCGTTCGCCGCCGAACCGTGGTTTGCGGATGGGGCCGCGATGCTGTCTAACTATGGAGGCGGGAGCTCCGCGGGTTTCCCGGGCCAGTTCGGGCTCCCGGTGATCCCTGCCAATCTTTCGAGGGTTTCGAGTAGCAAGTCTCTGAAGACGGGCACTGGATCTGGCATGGGAGCTCCGGAGAAAGGGAGCGATGCAGGGATGCTGGGCCCTGCCCGAATGGAGATGGAGATGATGACTAAGCTTGGTGGATCTTCGACGCCGGCGGATTCGGAGCCCGGCAACGGGCAGGAGGAGTCATCGGTGTCGTCCTTGCGAGGCGTCACGGACAGCAATGCCAGGAAAAGGAAGGCAGCTGCAAAAGGGAAAGGAAAGGAGGCATCTTTATCTTATGCTGCCACCGACCCGTTTACT ATGACAGAGGAGGAGAACTCCGATGCAAAGAGATCGAAACCGGGCGAAGCAAATGGTAAGATGAAGACCGAGCAGAATGGAGATCCTGGCCGGAAACAGCCACCGGAGCCTCCGAAGGACTATATCCACGTAAGGGCGAGAAGAGGACAAGCCACCGATGCTCATAGCCTTGCCGAGAGG GTTAGAAGAGAAAAGATCAGTAAGAGGATGAAGTTCCTGCAAGATCTTGTGCCTGGTTGCAACAAG GTGACCGGCAAAGCTGTAATGCTTGATGAGATCATAAATTACGTGCAGTCGTTGCAGCGGCAAGTCGAG TTCCTGTCCATGAAGCTGGCCACACTGAATCCCCAGCTAGACGACATGGAAAGTATCCTCTCAAAAGAT ATGTTTCAGGCACGCGGACTGATGCCGCAGCCAGTTTATCCGGCGGAGATGACGAGCGCAGCAGTTTCAAATGTGCACCAGCCTCAGGCAACCCCTGGCCAGAGCATCGTGACCTCTCTCCTCGAAGCACAGTTCTCCTTAAATCCATTGGAATCCTCCTTGCACCAGTCTCAAAGTCTGCAACTGGTTCCCCTGGATGGATTCACAGTTGCTTCCTCTCAG CTCGGGGAATTTTGGGAGGATGACCTGCAGAGTGTCGCTCAGGTTGGGTATGGACGGGACCAAAAACCTGCATTCTCCTCGCAAAGCTACCCTG GTCACATGAAGATTGAACTCTGA
- the LOC135610401 gene encoding uncharacterized protein LOC135610401, producing MGDKAVVGVVDDMGENMQCVDHPYRSNPGGVCAFCLQEKLGNLVSSSKSTPFFSLQPAPSSSSSSPTSFRSDAGVVVGGGVGFASGYARAGSAGGGRRTKFPFLAASHSKNKKSGGGGGYGNGGRKVMASVATTTSNTDVSASARNDGGIVLNRSRSVAPRTGGGLVQGGGGGGGIRESVVADSPRKKSFWSFLYLSSVSSTHTASSITNDNSSSSSNVNRRRSTSSSSVGRGDRDVSDKQQKQQDDPCTAGPMQGVNGVDEAESPCGSQSSSSFGRKVARSRSVGCGSRSFSGDFLERISTGFGDCTLRRVESHREAKPKAVLNLEHHDNEVEQLRPTVRERVSCGGLFGGFGMMSSFYWLSAATADDGFDDSSRIPAATRTTAAAAQGGGRTRSWGWALASPMRAFKPYSKSLNAINNAAASAAPATNFISSINGSNKMVNDGGSSSSKGHKLAANPSSLAVGS from the coding sequence atgggGGACAAAGCGGTGGTAGGAGTTGTGGACGACATGGGGGAGAACATGCAGTGCGTGGACCACCCTTACCGTAGCAACCCCGGAGGTGTCTGCGCCTTCTGCTTGCAGGAGAAGCTGGGCAACCTGGTTTCATCCTCCAAGTCCACCCCCTTCTTCTCCCTCCAGCCTGCCCCTTCCTCCTCATCGTCCTCGCCCACCTCCTTCCGCTCCGACGCCGGCGTCGTCGTTGGCGGAGGCGTCGGATTTGCATCCGGCTACGCACGTGCCGGTTCGGCCGGTGGTGGACGTAGGACCAAGTTCCCCTTTCTGGCCGCCAGCCACAGCAAGAACAAgaagagcggcggcggcggcggctatgGGAACGGTGGAAGGAAGGTGATGGCTTCCGTCGCCACCACGACTAGCAACACGGACGTTTCTGCGTCGGCGCGCAACGACGGCGGTATCGTGTTGAACCGAAGCAGGTCTGTGGCGCCGAGAACGGGTGGAGGCCTCGTgcagggtggtggtggtggtggcggcattCGGGAGTCAGTGGTGGCGGATAGCCCACGGAAGAAGAGCTTCTGGTCGTTTCTCTACCTCTCGTCCGTCTCTTCCACACACACCGCTTCTTCGATCACCAACGACaacagcagtagcagcagcaacgTCAACAGGCGGAGATCCACCTCATCCTCATCGGTTGGAAGAGGCGACAGGGACGTCAGCGACAAGCAGCAGAAGCAGCAAGACGACCCATGCACCGCCGGCCCTATGCAAGGCGTGAACGGCGTGGATGAGGCGGAGAGCCCGTGCGGCAGCCAGTCGTCGTCCTCGTTCGGTAGGAAGGTGGCCCGGTCCAGATCGGTGGGCTGCGGCAGCAGGAGTTTCTCGGGGGACTTCCTGGAGCGCATCTCCACCGGGTTCGGCGACTGTACTCTCCGGAGAGTCGAGTCCCATCGCGAGGCGAAGCCCAAGGCCGTCCTCAACCTGGAACATCACGACAACGAGGTGGAGCAGCTGCGTCCGACGGTGAGGGAGCGGGTCAGTTGTGGAGGGCTCTTCGGTGGTTTTGGGATGATGTCGTCCTTCTACTGGCTCTCGGCGGCCACGGCCGACGACGGCTTCGACGACAGCAGTAGGATCCCGGCGGCCACCaggaccaccgccgccgccgctcaaGGAGGAGGCCGGACGCGGAGCTGGGGGTGGGCCTTGGCGAGCCCAATGAGGGCGTTCAAGCCTtattctaaatcccttaacgccaTCAACAATGCTGCTGCTTCTGCAGCGCCAGCCACCAACTTCATCTCCTCCATCAATGGCAGCAACAAAATGGTTAATGACGgtggtagcagcagcagcaaaggccACAAACTCGCTGCTAATCCATCATCTCTTGCCGTCGGAAGTTAG
- the LOC135610407 gene encoding uncharacterized protein LOC135610407, with the protein MGRRRRIPAFGNWDYDDELPITQYFESAAQAGLIRDQCLSGDDKLCKPEAAPVKPVGYHSEVKKGGGKGEKQRRKQERGCGVTPQDSSQRRPGRAPKAVDEDLYKIPPELLYQKPKRVQKRFLRSPWPACLGLSCVT; encoded by the exons atggggaggaggaggaggattccgGCATTTGGGAACTGGGACTACGACGACGAGCTTCCCATCACCCAGTACTTCGAATCTGCAGCGCAGGCCGGGTTGATCCGAGACCAGTGTTTGAGTGGAGATGATAAGCTTTGTAAGCCGGAAGCTGCCCCGGTGAAACCAGTCGGCTACCACAGCGAG GTGAAGAAGGGAGGTGGGAAAGGGGAGAAGCAGCGGAGGAAGCAAGAGAGGGGGTGTGGCGTGACACCACAAGACAGCAGCCAAAGGAGGCCCGGAAGAGCTCCCAAGGCGGTGGACGAGGACCTGTACAAGATCCCACCTGAGCTCCTCTACCAGAAGCCAAAGAGG GTGCAGAAGAGGTTCCTGAGGAGTCCGTGGCCGGCATGTCTGGGACTCAGCTGCGTCACCTGA